GAAAAAATATCTTCTTTTTCCCTATATAGATGCTTGGCACGATTTGTATGGAAGGCAATATTTTTGGAACTATTTTTTAAAAAGTGCTTTGTTTGCAGAATTTTTCTTCAACGACGCATATCACCAAAATATAGCATATATTCTCTCTTTTTTAAGTCTTATTCTCTATGTAAGTATTTTGATAGGGGTATTTACCATTTATAAAGAGGAGTTGCAAGAAGCAGCTCCTTTTTTACTCTTTTTTATTTTATATATTTTGATTCTTCTTGCCTATCGGATAAAGATTCCGGTTGCTTGTAATACAGATTTTAGATACGTCTATCCCTTACTTATACCCATGGTCTATTTCTATGCAAAATTGTATGAAAAACTTAGATCCACACCATTTATATTATTGCAATATTCCGTTGTTTTGGAAGCCATCCTTTTTTCGTTTCTCTCCTTTCTTTTTTTCATTAAACCAGCATGATCAGCGAGTAAACTCAATTGCTCTTTGCTCCCTGATAAGATTTACTTTTACTTCTCCTGGATATTGCATACTCGCTTCAATATCTTTTGCTAATAGAATAACTTTGTTATCTGTGACAAATCCTGCATTAGCAAGTACGCGCATTTCTCTACCAGTATGGATTGTATAGGCCTTTTTCATAGATGGTTTACTCAAAGCTATATCTTCAATAGCTTGTGCTCTTTTCAAAAAAGCATCCAAAAACACTCTTCTTGCTCCAGGTCTTGCTGCACTGAGTGTATCGGCAGTATATACTGCTGTAGCTTCTGCGATTCATGGCTCTTCATAGCTATGGTGAGCATAGATTGCATTGATAACAACATCTGGTTCTTTATACCATTTACTTGCTACTTGCTATAAGATCTACATGGCTACCACTATATTCATGCGTGAGTACTTTACCTATATCATGCAAAAGTCCAGCTCTTTTAGTTACTACTTCATTGCCACCTATCATTGCGGTAAGATTCCTGTAAAATGAGTAACTTCCAGTGAGTGGCCTAAAGCATTTACCCATAACTGGCCCAAATTTAAGATGATCTATTAATTTAATCAATTCCAGATAGACTTGACACTTGTCCAATACCTAAATCAATAACAATGTTCTCTCCCTTTTCAAGAAGCTGGGATACATCCTAAGACTTTTCGAAGGAGTGTTAGTCATCCAGCGAACAAGGTTTTTTAAAAAGCTTCCAGCAGCGTTACGTAACTGCTGCTCGAGATAGAGCATGCCAAACAGAAAGAGTTCAAGCCTACAAAACGCTTCTATGAAAGCTTGATTTGCTCTATTTCCAAACTCCTGGGATGAATGTATGACATTTGGGGCATCTACCATCTTGCAGATGGTTTACCACTTTTTCACCAAGATATCCGGCGCGCTCAATCACTTTATAGCCACATGCTGGACAGTATGTGGCGGTAAACTCAGGGGCATTGAAGTTACCTACATAGACAAATTTGAGCCCTTCATCTTTTCCTATCTTATAGGCTTTGAGTAGGGTATCTGGAGGAGTTGGATTTGTATCAAGCATCTTATAAGTTGGATAAAAGCCGCTCACATGCCAAGGAATGGCTGTATCGATGGAAGCGATGAAATTAGCAATTTGGCGCATCTCCTCTTCGCTGTCATTTTTGCCGGGGATAAAAAGGGTAGTAATTTCGATCCAAAATCCTTTTTTGTAAGCGTATTTGATAGCTTCCAAAACCGGTTTGAGTCTTGCACCGCACAGCTCTTTATAAAACTCATCTATAAATGCTTTGAGATCAATATTCATCCCATCGATCACATCGGCTAGTTTATCCAATGCTTTGTGGGTTTCGTATCCACTAGTGACATAGATATTTTTAAGCCCCGCTTCTTTAGCTAGTTTTGCTGTATCGTAGGTGTATTCAAACCAGACAATCGGCTCGTTGTAGGTATAAGCGATCGCTTTACACCCATACTGCAAGGCTAGGTCTACTGCCAGTTTTGGAGGTAGATCTTTTCCAAAAATTTTATGCTCATGCTCTTGCGGAAATTGGCTGATCTCAAAATTTTGACAAAAGCTGCAGCTAAGATTACACCCAACTGTTCCAAAGCTAAAGACTTGAGAGCCAGGTAAGAAGTGGTACATGGGCTTCTTTTCTACAGGATCAACATTCATCGCTGCTGCTTTTCCATAAACGAGCAGTTTTAACTCCCCGTTTTCAACCTTTCGTACACCGCATATTCCATATTCACCCTCATCGAGCTTGCATGCATGAGCACACGCTTCACACATGATTTTACCACTGGGTAGTTTTTTACTCAGCCACGCTTTTGCGCTCATTGCCACACTCCTGCTATGACTTTACCACATTTTGGACATTTGCCATCTATGAGATGATTTTTTACCTGCTCGCCAAGATATCCAGCCCGCTCAATTACTTTAAATCCACATTTTGGGCAGTATGTTGATTCTCTATCAGCATCGGGATAATTACCGATATAGATATACTTCAGACCTTCAGCTTTTCCAATTTCGTATGCTCTTTTAAGCGTTTCATAAGGAGTGACAGGGCGATCGAGCATTCTGTAATCTGGATGAAAACGACTTATATGCCATGGCATATCTTTGCTCAAATTTGCTTGGAATCTAGCGATATCTCTCAACTCCTCATCACTATCGTTGATACCAGGGATGATAAGTGTAGTTGTCTCAATCCAGATACCTTTTGAGTGAGCATATTCTATAGCTTGTAGTACTGGTTTAAGACGTGCACAGCTGATTTTTTGATAGCTTTCATCTTTGAAAAACTTGATATCGATATTCATTCCATCCAAAAAGGGTGAAAGTTCATCTATCGCTTTTCTTGTCTCAAAGCCACTTGTTACGTAGACATTTTTGAGTCCTGCTTCATGGGCTAGTTTGGCTGTATCGTAAGTATATTCAAAATATACAATTGGCTCATTATAGGTATAAGCCACAGATTTACATCCATACTCTTTGGCAAGCTTTACGATAGTCTCCGGCATCATTTCTTGACCAAAAACTTTGTAGCCGTTGGTTTGAGGATATTGACTAATCTCCCAGTTTTGGCAAAACTGGCAGCAAAAGTTGCACCCAACCGTTCCGATGCTAAAGATAGTAGAACCTGGCAAAAAGTGAAACATCGGCTTTTTTTCGATTGGATCGATATGGGCTGCAGCTGCTAATCCATATACAGTAGATTTGAGTTTTCCATTTTCATTGACACGTACGCCACATTTGCCAAACTCTCCGGGCTCTAATTTACAAGCATGGGCACACGCTTGGCACAAAACTTTACCATTTTTAAGCTCTTTGGAGAGCCATGCATCTGCTACCATTGTTTCTCTCCTTATTTTTTTTCATAATAGCATATTTTTAAGCAGATACAAGGAACAAAAGTAGCAAAAATTAAGGCTCAATTTTTTTGTTGCACAAACGATATTCTCGACCAACTCGTGCAACGAGATCAAGTTCAAAGTTGTAGTTTGGATCAAAATAGTTATCAGCAATATAGTATTTCTTGATCTCTACTATCAAAGGAATGGTTTTGCTTCCACTCAGGTCTACTACTTGATTGAGTTCACAAAAAAAAGCGCTTGGGCTATCAGTTATGATAGGAGGAAAATCTTCTACTATTCTTTTTGTTGCAATACCAAAAGCTTCTGCTTCGCTCACCTCTTCTGGGAGGCTCTCACTTGAGGCGTGCATTTGTGTAATTTGATCTGGAGTTACTGAGCAGATAGTACATTTTTTGGTTTGTAAAATATTTTTGAGGGTATCCTTTTGTGTTCCATCTTTTTTGTGTCCTATTGAGACGATAAGAGTAGGAGGGTTAGAAGATAGTGCCATAAAATAACTAAATGGAGCGATATTGAGTGTTTTGCCTTCAGTTACTATCCATGCAATTGGGCGAGGAATTATGGAGCGACTCATGATTTTATATCGATATTTGAGCTCTAATGGTGAAAAGTCGATTATCATATGATCCTCTCAATCTCTTCTTTTGTATTTTCAAGTATCATGCAAGTTTCTAAGAGTATTGCATAGTGTCTGTTGCTTGGTGTAAGGAATCTTTTGGCCTCTTCATAACTGTTCCAAAGCTCCTCCACATCATCAAACTCGCCCATTTTCAAAGCTTGCAAAGATTTAGCAGCACTTAAAAAACCTTCGATAATTGGAGTGCTTTCATCTTCGCACTCTTCAATTATGCTTTGTGCTAGTTCAATTGCCTCTTTAAAGTTTTTTTCGTTGATGGTATCCATATAGTAAAACATATATCGCTCAAGATGTGCCATTATTACCTCCTTATGGTGCTATAAGTCCTTTTTCATAGCAGGCTTTATCAAATTCACATACAATATTAGGATCGTATACCAATAGTTTCTCATCTTTTTTCTTATAATTTACTTTAGAGAGGAAATGTTTTATACAATTGATACGTGCTACTTTTTTATCATCTGCTTTGACGACATACCATGGAGCAAAGGCAAAGTGTGTACGTGCAAATATCTCATCGCGGGCAAGGGAATACTCTTTCCAAAGCTTTTGTGCCTGCATATCAATGGGGCTGAGCTTCCACTGCTTGAGGGGATCTTTTTTACGCTCCTCAAGACGCCTCTTTTGCTCCTCTTTGGTGATATCAAGATAGTACTTGGTAAATATCATCCCATCGTGCACAAGAAGATGCTCGAAGTTTGGAACCTCTTGCATAAAGCGCTCATACTCCTCTTTTGTACAAAATCCCATTACCTTTTCTACGCCGGCTCTATTGTACCAGCTACGATTGAAAAAGACCATCTCACCACCATGAGGAAGATGAGGGACATAGCGCTGAAAATACCAGCTCTTTTTATCAATATCACTAGGTTTTCCAAGAGCTACTACACGGGTTTCTCTGGGACTGAGGTGCTCAACAAAACGTTTAATAGTTCCATCTTTTCCAGCAGCATCCCTTCCTTCAAAGATTGTGCAGACTTTCAAGTCATTTTCTATAACTTCTCGTTGGAATTTTACCAGTTCTATTTGAAGATAGTAGAGCTCTTTTTTGTACTCTTTTTTGTCCATGATAATCCTTTAAAAACGATATGTTGCACCAATTGTAAAATCAGCACTGCCGTAAAAAGGGGCAAGATTTTCAGTAAAAAATATTTTTGTATGTTTATTGAGACTGTATGCTACATTCACTACATTTGACCAAGAGTCGAGTGAAATGTGGCGTGATTTGAAAGCTGAAGAGATGGTACGCCACTCAAAAAGCCAGTTTTTGTATGCATATCCTACATAACCACTCACTAACCATTTACGAGAAGTTCCATATTCAAAGAGGTGGATTTTTCCTAGTCGCATACAAGAGATATTCCATAGCCAATTATTCTTTTGTAGTGCTAATCCCACCATATAATCAGCTTTTGCGGATCCAAATCCATCCTTTTTCTTTGCAAGGGGAATTTTCCATCCGCCAAAAATGGCACTTTTTGCACCGAAAGGATGGAATGCGAGGGAGTGTTTATACTCTATTTGCAGATTGGATAGCGAAGTAAAAGAGTTATCCTTGCGAAATTGCGAGCCAATATGGTAGTGAACTTCATTTTCTCCATAGAGATTATGTACAGCTCCATTGAGTAGACCAGTAGCATCATGAAACCAATCGAGTGCTCCATCCATAAATCCACCATAAACACGGTGTATTCCTCCTATAATGCGTAAGGAGGAGTTATTGCTTAGAGGAACTCTCACTACTCCTTGGAGTGTTGCTATCTCAAAATCGAGGAGATAGATATCTTCACTTTCATAGTTGTTTGCTTCATACCAACCAAGCGTTACCATTTTAGTATGAGAAGTATCTGTAGCAAATGGAGCGTAAAAAGCAAGGCGCAAAGGATGCTCTATGGTGGTAAAGAGAGGCTCAAATGCGAAAAGCGGAAGTGTAAAGAGAAATACCAAAAATTTTTTCATTTAAATGTTCCATTACTGTTTGAATAATTATAGCAATAAAATTTCTACTTTTTCATGCGAAGTTTTTTGCGCAAAATTCTTCTTCGAATTTTTTGATAGCGTCTGTTTTCTAGCTCCACTTCAGCTTTTTCTATCTCCTCACCTATTTTTACTTCAAGTATCTCACTCTTTTTCATTGCTAAAATTTGCGATGGAAAGACACTTCTGTGTCCTGTAACCAAAAAGCTAATCACTGCACTGAGTGCTGCATAGTGTGCAATTTCAAGTCCAAAGAGCTCTACTGCCATGATGGTAGCTGCAATTGGAGCATTTGTAGCACCACTTAAGACACTCACAAAACCTAGTGCAGCAAAGAGAGTAATATGCTGGTAATCAAACCATGCGCCAAAAGCATGTCCACTTGTTGCTCCTATGTAAAATATCGGAGTAATAACACCTCCACTGCCCCCACCACTAAGAGTGAGAGAGGTGGTGAAGGCTTTAAGTAAAAAGGCATACCATGGCAAATCTTTAGCAAAATAGGGATCGGGATTGAGAGTATCTTTGATAGTATCCATACCAAGACCAAGATACTGTGTGCCAAAGAGAAGTCCAATAAGTACTAAGAGTGAGCCTATGATAAATGTTTTGAGGTAGATATTAAGAGGTATCTTTTTGATAGTTTTGTGCATAAAGTTCATAGAAGTAACCACAATATCGCTTACAAGACCAAAGAAGAGTCCTGCACCTACTACTTTGAGTATGAGTGGGATATCAAGAGCTATGCTTTGGTAGTAGTGCATATCAAAATAGGTATACTCAATACCAAGAAACTGCGCTGTAGTAAAAGCAGCAAATCCGGCAATAAAAGAGGGAAGGAGTACATCATATAAAATGACGCCTATGATGAGAACCTCCACACCAAAAATAGCCCCTGCAATGGGGGTGCCAAAAACTGAAGCAAAGCCGGCACTAATACCACATATTACTATTTTTTTACGATCTACATCATTAAAGCGCAAAAGATCACTGAGTCCCGAAGCACTTGCAGCACCTATTTGACCAGCTGGTCCCTCTTTTCCCACAGAGCCACCTGCAAAAATTGTCAAAACTGTTGCGATAAGTTTGATAGGGACTACTTTGAGATCAATTTTTCCATGCTTTTTGTGTACTGCTTCGATCACCTTTTCTGTGCCGTGACCTTCAGCAGAAGGGGCAAAGGTGCGAATCATCCATACAACAAGCATTAAAACAAATGGAAGAGTATAGTAGTAAGGAAAGGGAAGACTACTTTGGTGGTGCTCTGCAAATTGAATAATTTTGAGAAAGAGTGTAACAATTGAGCCAATAATTATCCCCACTATTGTTGAGAGAATCATCCATTTTGTAACAGAAAGCAAAATTGCAGTTTGCTCTGTGAGATGTTTTTTTATCATAGTAGCTCCTCAAGCTTTTTAAAACCTTTTCCAAAACTCTTTTGAAAAGAGCACAATAAATGTATAAAACTCTAACCTCCCAATAATCATAAAGATTGCTAAGAGGATCTTTTCAAAACTACTAAAAAATGCAAAATTGTCTGCAGGTCCTACATGCCCAAATCCAGGCCCAATATTGCCAATACAGGCAATTGCTGCAGAGATGGATGTTAAAAAATCGTATCCTCGTGCAAAGAGAAAGAGTGCAAGTAAGAGATTTGTAACAGCATAGATGAAGAAAAATCCATGTACGCTTCCAAGAATTTTACCGCTGATGCGATTGCCATCGATAAATACATCTACAATTGCATTGGGATGGAGATTTTGTTTGATTTGCGCAAAGAGATTTTTAAAAAGTATAACATAACGAATAATTTTTACGCCTCCTGCGGTACTGCCAGCATTGGCACCTATGTACATAGGAATAAAGATGATTGCCACTGCAACAGGTGACCATAAAGAGTAGTCGGTAGAGGCAAATCCTGTTGTAGTGAGAATTGAGCTTATGGTAAAAAAGGCGTGTGTCATTGCGTGAAAGAGAGTATCTTTTCCAATAGTGCAATGTACCCATGTTAGAGTCAAAGAGAGGAGCATAAAAACAATAAAATACCACTTTACCTCTTCGCTTCTGTAACCGCTAAAATCTCTATGAAAGAGCCGCAAATGCGCAATGAAGTTTATGCCGCTAATAAACATAAAAAATGTAGTTACCCAAAGAATGAAATAGTTGTTTTTCCAGTGGCCTAAGCTATCGTTCATGGTAGAAAAGCCACCAGTAGAGATAGTAGAAAAAGCGTGGTTGATTGCATCAAAACCGTTCATTCCTCCAAAATAGAGTAAAAGAGCATTAAGGAATGTCAAAAGAAGATATATGCCCCAAAGTCTTATAGCAGTATCTTTGATTTTTGGAGTAAGTTTTTCTATGCTAATGC
The Nitratiruptor tergarcus DSM 16512 genome window above contains:
- the amrS gene encoding AmmeMemoRadiSam system radical SAM enzyme; this translates as MSAKAWLSKKLPSGKIMCEACAHACKLDEGEYGICGVRKVENGELKLLVYGKAAAMNVDPVEKKPMYHFLPGSQVFSFGTVGCNLSCSFCQNFEISQFPQEHEHKIFGKDLPPKLAVDLALQYGCKAIAYTYNEPIVWFEYTYDTAKLAKEAGLKNIYVTSGYETHKALDKLADVIDGMNIDLKAFIDEFYKELCGARLKPVLEAIKYAYKKGFWIEITTLFIPGKNDSEEEMRQIANFIASIDTAIPWHVSGFYPTYKMLDTNPTPPDTLLKAYKIGKDEGLKFVYVGNFNAPEFTATYCPACGYKVIERAGYLGEKVVNHLQDGRCPKCHTFIPGVWK
- the amrS gene encoding AmmeMemoRadiSam system radical SAM enzyme yields the protein MVADAWLSKELKNGKVLCQACAHACKLEPGEFGKCGVRVNENGKLKSTVYGLAAAAHIDPIEKKPMFHFLPGSTIFSIGTVGCNFCCQFCQNWEISQYPQTNGYKVFGQEMMPETIVKLAKEYGCKSVAYTYNEPIVYFEYTYDTAKLAHEAGLKNVYVTSGFETRKAIDELSPFLDGMNIDIKFFKDESYQKISCARLKPVLQAIEYAHSKGIWIETTTLIIPGINDSDEELRDIARFQANLSKDMPWHISRFHPDYRMLDRPVTPYETLKRAYEIGKAEGLKYIYIGNYPDADRESTYCPKCGFKVIERAGYLGEQVKNHLIDGKCPKCGKVIAGVWQ
- a CDS encoding flavin reductase family protein encodes the protein MIIDFSPLELKYRYKIMSRSIIPRPIAWIVTEGKTLNIAPFSYFMALSSNPPTLIVSIGHKKDGTQKDTLKNILQTKKCTICSVTPDQITQMHASSESLPEEVSEAEAFGIATKRIVEDFPPIITDSPSAFFCELNQVVDLSGSKTIPLIVEIKKYYIADNYFDPNYNFELDLVARVGREYRLCNKKIEP
- the ppk2 gene encoding polyphosphate kinase 2, producing MDKKEYKKELYYLQIELVKFQREVIENDLKVCTIFEGRDAAGKDGTIKRFVEHLSPRETRVVALGKPSDIDKKSWYFQRYVPHLPHGGEMVFFNRSWYNRAGVEKVMGFCTKEEYERFMQEVPNFEHLLVHDGMIFTKYYLDITKEEQKRRLEERKKDPLKQWKLSPIDMQAQKLWKEYSLARDEIFARTHFAFAPWYVVKADDKKVARINCIKHFLSKVNYKKKDEKLLVYDPNIVCEFDKACYEKGLIAP
- a CDS encoding DUF3187 family protein; this encodes MKKFLVFLFTLPLFAFEPLFTTIEHPLRLAFYAPFATDTSHTKMVTLGWYEANNYESEDIYLLDFEIATLQGVVRVPLSNNSSLRIIGGIHRVYGGFMDGALDWFHDATGLLNGAVHNLYGENEVHYHIGSQFRKDNSFTSLSNLQIEYKHSLAFHPFGAKSAIFGGWKIPLAKKKDGFGSAKADYMVGLALQKNNWLWNISCMRLGKIHLFEYGTSRKWLVSGYVGYAYKNWLFEWRTISSAFKSRHISLDSWSNVVNVAYSLNKHTKIFFTENLAPFYGSADFTIGATYRF
- a CDS encoding chloride channel protein, coding for MIKKHLTEQTAILLSVTKWMILSTIVGIIIGSIVTLFLKIIQFAEHHQSSLPFPYYYTLPFVLMLVVWMIRTFAPSAEGHGTEKVIEAVHKKHGKIDLKVVPIKLIATVLTIFAGGSVGKEGPAGQIGAASASGLSDLLRFNDVDRKKIVICGISAGFASVFGTPIAGAIFGVEVLIIGVILYDVLLPSFIAGFAAFTTAQFLGIEYTYFDMHYYQSIALDIPLILKVVGAGLFFGLVSDIVVTSMNFMHKTIKKIPLNIYLKTFIIGSLLVLIGLLFGTQYLGLGMDTIKDTLNPDPYFAKDLPWYAFLLKAFTTSLTLSGGGSGGVITPIFYIGATSGHAFGAWFDYQHITLFAALGFVSVLSGATNAPIAATIMAVELFGLEIAHYAALSAVISFLVTGHRSVFPSQILAMKKSEILEVKIGEEIEKAEVELENRRYQKIRRRILRKKLRMKK
- a CDS encoding TrkH family potassium uptake protein, encoding MDLQSLKNIAKFISAVGLGLGLFFIIPLLTGFLYHENIKNFLIFYLLFILGNFLIYATLYNHHFKMSIKEAIFAVNLIWILLGVAGGGALYLTSNVTPGEAFFEAISGFTTTGATIYTDIESLSHTTLMIRSLTHWLGGMGIIVLSVGLLTLLNPSGSLTLFKSESTGISIEKLTPKIKDTAIRLWGIYLLLTFLNALLLYFGGMNGFDAINHAFSTISTGGFSTMNDSLGHWKNNYFILWVTTFFMFISGINFIAHLRLFHRDFSGYRSEEVKWYFIVFMLLSLTLTWVHCTIGKDTLFHAMTHAFFTISSILTTTGFASTDYSLWSPVAVAIIFIPMYIGANAGSTAGGVKIIRYVILFKNLFAQIKQNLHPNAIVDVFIDGNRISGKILGSVHGFFFIYAVTNLLLALFLFARGYDFLTSISAAIACIGNIGPGFGHVGPADNFAFFSSFEKILLAIFMIIGRLEFYTFIVLFSKEFWKRF